From a single Miscanthus floridulus cultivar M001 chromosome 8, ASM1932011v1, whole genome shotgun sequence genomic region:
- the LOC136476114 gene encoding protein OXIDATIVE STRESS 3-like — translation MAEPYNLASHAVPLCHKEICNKPGDDHSESASFSGASSGSLCSSASNVSDDATASPLGHPSQPSSASSSTLHLDAEGPLYELSSLLDDLPIRKGLSNYYQGKAQSFTSISDATSVQDLAKKNSYSKRMRACKSYSVGLDMNQRSIIIPRPGNKVIAKKTSNGSFAIVRRTSNTSHLNISTKSYAHQSKRDALMHIDLQRRDN, via the exons ATGGCAGAGCCTTACAACTTAGCATCTCATGCAGTACCCTTGTGTCACAAGGAGATATGCAATAAACCAGGTGATGATCACTCCGAGTCGGCTTCCTTCTCAGGCGCGTCCAGTGGGTCCTTGTGCTCATCAGCTTCAAATGTGTCTGATGATGCAACTGCTTCCCCACTCGGTCATCCCTCTCAGCCATCCTCAGCATCTTCGAGCACGTTGCATCTGGATGCCGAGGGTCCCCTGTATGAGTTATCCTCACTGCTAGATGACCTTCCAATCAG GAAAGGGCTGTCCAATTACTACCAAGGGAAGGCCCAATCATTCACATCTATATCTGATGCTACAAGTGTTCAAGACCTTGCGAAGAAAAATTCATATAGTAAGAGGATGAGAGCATGTAAAAGCTATTCAGTAGGATTAGACATGAACCAACGGTCAATCATCATACCAAGGCCAGGCAACAAGGTGATAGCAAAGAAGACCTCAAATGGTTCATTTGCTATAGTGCGAAGAACTAGCAACACCAGCCATTTGAACATCAGCACTAAATCATATGCACACCAGAGCAAGAGAGATGCACTCATGCATATTGATCTGCAACGAAGGGACAACTAG